Within Wyeomyia smithii strain HCP4-BCI-WySm-NY-G18 chromosome 2, ASM2978416v1, whole genome shotgun sequence, the genomic segment TGGTCCTTaagtaatgctacaagtttgtcgaagaatgcaatgctctaactcttatgccCAAAGTGtcagagcccatattcagtgggatattcagccaatattcgtaatgaatatcataatattcaccgcgaatatagACTGAATATTGCACTGAATATTGGAACTCACGCTTCAGGCATAAAAGTTAGAGCatttcgacaaacttgtagtactgTTTAGGGACTACAAGTTTTTTATACATCGTTTCTCTAAATTGTACTTGTTGAGCGAGCAACAGGCGCGCGGCGAAAAACCATccaaaaattgaatatgcaaccttgaccAGAGAATAAATTTTCTTTCGCACAAATAAAGAACATATTCTACAAAACATggacaataaaataacttgaatgaatttctaatttttttcaacgTAATCTTTTATCAGAGAGTAAACAACAAATTCTTAAGGTGGTTAAGAATAAAAAAGTTGAGAAATAAAAGTATCAGAATCACGAAACAAACTAGAAAATTGGTACAAGAATCGAAAGTGGTTTGGTGCTGGAAAATGTACTTTTCTTTTTATGTTGTCAAACGGGTTTTTTTCATTCATCGAATTTTCATAAGCTTTATCATTACATAAATTAGCCTGCAAGTATTTAGTTTATGACGAATTTGGATGTTTTCTTTCGGAATTCATACACAAAATAAATAACAGTAGATTCCAGTTTATGTAGATAGCACCAAATGGAGGAACCCATCTACCCTTTTTCTTCTCAAAGATTTATTTAAAACATCTTTTTCACAGACGAAATCGTGGAGGATAGCGGAAACGAAGCCGTTTTCGTGAAAAAGCTAGACCTGAGCTCGCAAGCATCGGTACGGGAATTTGCAGCCGAGGTGCTCAAGACCGAATCTAAACTAGACGTGCTAATTCATAATGCTGGATTTGCGGAGACTTTTAAGAAAACCAAAAGCGTCGACGGCATTGAGTTTACCATGGCCACCAATCACTATGGACCTTTTTTGTTAACTCATTTATTGATAGATTTGCTGAAAAAATCATCGCCAAGCCGAATCGTTGTCGTAGCATCTGAACTGTACCGGCTGGCTTCGGTGGATTTGAATAATCTCAATCCGGTGAGCAGTCTGCCCGGGTATCTGTACTATGTATCGAAATCGGCGAACATCATGTTCACCCTGGAACTGGCTCGGCGCCTCGAAGGTACTAACGTAACAGCCAACTGTCTACACCCGGGGATGATCAATTCCGGAATTTGGCGCAACGTTCCTTTCCCACTGACCATTCCGATGGGTATcgtgaaaacttttttcaaaaccAACACTGAGGGTGCCCAGACGAGCTTGCATTTGGCTTGCTCACCGGAAGTTGAGGGTGTCAGTGGCAAGTACTTCCGAGACTGTAAGGAGGCTGGACTAACGGCCGGAATCAGCGATATGGAAAGGGCTGCCAAACTATGGGAGGAATCAGCGAAGATTGTGCAGCTAACTCCGAAGGATCCGAAGATCTGATATTATATCTATTCTGTATCTCTTGTGTAAGGTGAAATGTTATCTTTCGGCAGCTAATATGTTTgaataaaatactcgattttttttatcacagTATTTACAGTCCACACTAGTTTCTTTAAACAAATatcaaattattaaattaaatatcCACAGTCTAAACTGGTTTCTATAACAATATTTGAATCGCTATGTGACACTAACACTCTTGTTCAAAATTTAGCAATCTAAAATCGGAAAAAACACTGGCTGAGAATCAACTATATACACGATATCGAACCGCGTTTACTCTGCCTAGCGTTTTAATTTGTACCCAAACCTGATTATTATGAGAAATTTCATGTGAAAAACTTACATTGAAAATGATGCGTAAgtattgaaaataataaaaccaaCAGTTGAGTTATATAACCATAACCATAACGCAGTTCTTATATATACAATAGAAAACTACTGATGttcaattaaaacaaaaaaaactacttgAAACTTGAAACTGATAAATAAATGTCAACaataaaaatatcggttttatcgGCGGTCAGCCTCGGGTCACTATGCAGCGTGCTTTCTTTTTTCTACGTAATTTTCACtcgaataaaaatgcaatttcatAATGATAGTATGCTCTCTAGAAAGTAAGTAGAAGCTGCCAGTTTCAACTTTTCATCAAATTATGGCAACCCCCTAATCATCATCCGGCCAGCGATTCCTA encodes:
- the LOC129721363 gene encoding retinol dehydrogenase 14 isoform X2; amino-acid sequence: MFSSWDSPFDILPYIVTAIAAFVSLFKFYLRLTCGKITTSRNMEGKTIIITGANSGIGKETARDLAKRGARIILACRNMDTAKQARDEIVEDSGNEAVFVKKLDLSSQASVREFAAEVLKTESKLDVLIHNAGFAETFKKTKSVDGIEFTMATNHYGPFLLTHLLIDLLKKSSPSRIVVVASELYRLASVDLNNLNPVSSLPGYLYYVSKSANIMFTLELARRLEGTNVTANCLHPGMINSGIWRNVPFPLTIPMGIVKTFFKTNTEGAQTSLHLACSPEVEGVSGKYFRDCKEAGLTAGISDMERAAKLWEESAKIVQLTPKDPKI